The DNA window GCCTGAGAGCGAAAGAAGAGTGGCCTTCGCTGCGCCTGACCACATCGGTGGCGCGGTTAGGGTGTGAGGTGGTGTACCGCTCGCCTTGGTGTGCGAGCGCAGTCTCGACGTGCGGGAGGGAGGAGTGTATGACGAAGCCTGTTGGGGCTGATCGCCTGACGTTGACCAAGTCGATGAGCCTGTTTGCCGATGCCCAGCGCCTCACTCCGGGTGGCGTCGGCGGCATCAGGCGTCCGTATAACTTCGTCGTCGGCGAATACCCGATCTTCGTTTCACATGGCCGCGGTGGGCACATCTTCGACGTCGACGGCAACGAGTACATCGACATGTTGTGCGGCTATGGTCCGATCATCCTGGGCTACGTTGAACCCGAGATCAACGACGCCGTCAAGGAGCGTATGGACACGGGTTTCTGCTTCAGCCTCGTGCAGCCGATTCAGAACGAACTTGAGGAACGGCTGATTCAGCTGATGCCGGGCGCGGAGCAAGCGATTCTCGTCAAGACCGGATCCGATGCGACAAACGCGGCAGTGCGAGCGGCCCGCGCGTTCACTGGGCGCGACAAGATCGCGCGTTGTGGCTATCACGGGTGGGGCGACTGGTGCGTGGAGAATCACGGCGGTGTGCCGTCAGCTGTGGTGGAGCTCACGAGGGAGTTTGAGTACGGTGATGTCAACGACCTCGAGAGAGTGCTGTCCGAGAACGACGGAGAGATCGCCGGCGTGATTATCACCCCCGTGGGGCATCCGCTGGCGCAGCCCGTGATGTCACCACCCCCGGGCTATCTTGACGCCGTCAAGGAGCTCACACACGCTCACGGCGCAGTCCTCATCTTTGATGAGATCCGGACTGGTTTTCGCGTGGCGATGGGAGGTGCCAGTCAGCGCTTCGGGGTTACACCGGACCTTGCGACGATAGGCAAGGCGATGGCCAACGGGTACGCGATCGCTGCTGTTGTCGGCCGTCGCGACGTGCTCGGGGTGTACGCAAAGAGCGCATTCTTGAGCTCGACCTACTTCCCGAACAGTCTCGAGATGGCGGCGAGCTTGAAATGCCTCGAGATCCTCGAGCGCGAGAGCGTGCCGGACGTCCTTTGGCAGCGCGGTGACGACTTCCTCGGCCGACTTTCCGGCATTGTCGCCGCCTCCGGCGTTCCGCTGACTGTGAGCGGCGTGCCACCGATGCCCTTCGTGACGTTCGACAAGGTCGACGAACATTATCGTGAGCGTCGCACGGAGTTCTACACGCAATGCATACGCCGGGGCCTCTTTGTGCAGCCGTATCATCACTGGTATATCTGCTTCAGACACACGCCCGCCGATCTCGATCGTGCTCTGGCCGTGATAGAGGAAAGCCTCGCGATCGTGGCGGACGCCTACCCAATGCGCTAGCGGCAGAGGAGGGCGATGTGACGCAGAAGCTGGTTATCACGGTGGCCGGGGTCGGCGCCGAGACTACGCGGGCTCAGCAACCGGCGCTGCCGTTGAGCGCTGTGGAGATAGGTGTGGACGCTGCGCGCTGCGCGGAGGCTGGTGCCTCGATCTACCACCTGCACGTGCGCGATGCCGAAGGCGTTCCTACTCAGCGGAGGGAGGCGTTCGCCGCTGCGATCGCAGAGATCCGGGCTCGCACGGACATCATCATTCAGACGAGCACCGGCGGCGCCATGGGCATGAGCGCCGAGGAGCGGCTGGAGCCCCTCGACCTCAATCCGGAGATGGCGTCACTGACAACAGGTTCCACCAACTTCGGCGACGACATCTTCGCGAACGACGCCGGGCTCATTCGGGAGTTCTTTGCTCGTATGCGCGCGCGCGGCGTTCGGCCCGAGTTCGAGATCTTCGAAGTCGGCCAAATCGATAACGCAATGAGGTTGGTCCGTGAGCTGGGCCCGGCAGGGCCGCTGATGCACTGGGATTTCGTGCTGGGTGTTCCCGGCAGCATGAGCGGAGAACCACGCAACCTGGCATTTCTGGTCGACCGCATTCCCACAGGGTCGACATGGACATGCACCGGCATTGGCCGCTGGCACATGCCTGTGACGTTGACGGCACTGGCGCTGGGGGGCCACGTGCGACTTGGGTTCGAGGACAACGTCTTTCTTCACAAGGGAGTGCTTGCTGCGGAGAATCGCGAGCTGGTTCGAAGGGTGGCGCGGGTGGCTAAGGAGTGGGACCGCGCGGCGGCGACACCGGACGAAGCGCGGCGCCTGCTCATGCTGCCCCCGTACGCATCTGCCGGTGGCGCGAGCTGAGTTTGGCCGCGCGGTGTCTCATAGCTGCGTCACTGGGGATAATTGCTCGATAGCAGAGGTGGACATGCGAGACATCACCAGCGGGACAGCATGACATTCCAGCGCACCAACCGATCCGCTGAGTCCGGGGAGCTTGAGGTGCTGCGCGGCTTGATGACGCTCGCCAACCAGCTGCAATCGAGTCTCGATCTTGATGCGGTCGTTCATGTCATTGCGATGGCTTTGAGTGAAACCTACGGGTTCCGCGAGGCATCGGTGTATCTGCGTGAGCCCGGAGGCGACCTGTTTCGCGTTCATGCCACGGTGGGGGAGCACGCAGACTACGATCGCGAGCTGTTCCGGCGGCCGGTTCCGCGGCGGGTTTGGGATGAGCTTCTTCTCTCGGAGTACCAGACTGGGGCGTGCTATTTCGTTGATGAGCGGCACCACTCCTGGACGCAGGAGCAGCTGTACTATCTCCCGCCGCTCGATTTGGGCGCACGCGAAGAGTGGGAGTGGAGGGCGAACGACGACTTGCTCGTGCCTCTCTACGACAAGCGCCGGGAGCTGATGGGCATTCTCGATCTCTATGATCCCGTGGATCGCGACCTGCCGACTCATGAGCTTGTGGGTTCGCTCGAGGTATTCGCCACACATGCCGCAGTGGCGATTGAGAATGCGCGTCAGTACGAGCAGCTCGAAGAGACGAAGGCTCAGCTCGAGGCCCAGCTGCAGCTTCGGCATCGACTGCTCGACCTCAGTGCCGCTCTCCTATCTACGCTCGATCAGCGGCAGTTGTTCACCGAGATCGCGACGGCACTTAAGGCCATTGTCGACCACGACGCGCTCGAAATCCGACTTGTCGATGAAGGAAGCGAGTCCCTGTACTGCTGGTACGCGAGCGGCGAGGGCGCCAGCGACGTCGTCGGCTGGTGCAGTGCAGCGGACGAGGGTGTTTCTGGATGGGTGGTTCAGCACAATCGTGCGCAGCTCGTGAATGACATGGCACATGATCCCCGAGCTGCGCTGGTGCCCAATACGCCGGCTGATCCTCAGGCGTCAATCATCGTGCCCCTGTGCGTAGGCGACAATGTGATCGGTGTCTTGGCGCTGGATCGCGATGGGGAATGGAAGTTCGAGGAGCACGAGCTCGAGCCGGTGCGCCTCTTCGGCAATCTCGCCGCGATCGCGATCCACAACGCGCGCAGCTATGAGGAGATTCAGAACCAGGCCATCAGTGATGGTCTCACCGGTCTTCACAACTACCGGCACTTTCAGGAGACGCTTCGTGCCGAGGTGAGTCGCGCCGAACGCTACGGCGAGACGTTCTGTCTCCTCATGCTCGATCTGGACCGCTTCAAAGCAGTCAATGACACGATTGGGCATCAGAAGGGTGACGATGTGCTCAGATCGGTCGCACAGGTCATGCGCAACTGCTCCAGGGAATCGGACTACCTGGCGCGGTACGGTGGCGAGGAGTTCGTCGTCATCCTGCCGCGCACGAACTTGGATGAAGCCAAGTCGCTTGCCGAGCGTATTCGTGGTCAAGTGGCGAAGGTCGATGTCGGTCATCCGGATATTGCGGTGACGACGTCGATTGGGATTGCGGCGTACCCGTCCACGGCCGCCGACAGCGATGGGGTGCTCGGTGCCGCAGACGCGGCACTGCTCAGAGCGAAAAAGCTTGGGCGTGACAGAGTGTGTCTGTATGAGGAAGATTTCGCGCATGCGGAGTCCGCAGCAGACAATGACTTGGTCGACCTGGGTCGAGCCTTCGGCGCTTTCATCGGCCTCTCCGGCGCCGAAATCGCCGGACTCGTCACGGCGCTCTCGGTTCAGAAGCGGGGCGCGGATCCCTCAGATGATCTGGACGCGTTGGCCGGCGACGGCGACGGCGAAGCCGATCCTCAAACGGTCCGCGACGTCGCGGTCTCCGCTCTGATCTACGGCAATGAACGCTGGGATGGTCAAGGATACCCCGAGGGACGTCGCGGCAATGCCATACCACGTGTTGCTCGAGCGTTTGCCGTTTGCCGGCGCTTCGACAGCACCTCCGACGACATCGATCGATTTGAGTTCCTGCGATCGCGAGCAGCGAAAGAGCTGGATCCAAGAATGGTGCAGCGCTTCACCGCGATGCATCGAGGGCGAGGCTCGAGTGGCGGATAGCGTGCTACGTCGCGAGAGCGACGGCATGACCGATGTTGGTCGTGCGTTCAAGTTCGTCGAGCATGAAGTCCGCGATCATGCGGCGAGGCGTTGGCTTGGCATCAGCTAGTGTGAACCCTGGTCCGACTCTGAGCGATCCCTGCGCATGTCCATCGGTAAGGGAAGAGGGCCGTACAAGGGTCCAGTCGAGGCGACTCTGCCGGACGATGACCTCAGCGCGCCGCGCTTCGGCGGCTTCTTGTGATGGTCGCCGTTGAAGCAAGCTCACCAGCGGCCATGATGCCAACCCGTGGTTGCGTCTCGGATCGACGAGGTTCGAAGAGAGGACCACCAGGCGGCGGACGTCGTATCGAGTCATGGCGCGAACGACGTTCAGAATGATCTGAGCGTGCTCACGGGTCTCGGTGCGGGAATCGGAATCGACAGTGGCTACCAGAACGGCGTCTCGTCCGTCGATCACGTCGCTCACTGCGCCTTCGTCGGACAGCGATCCCTCGACGACGGCGACGCCTGCTGGTGCGGCCGCGAGACAATCGCCGGGGAGTATGACAGCCACCTCGTGCCGACGCTGCTGCGCCATCTCGATCAGCAGGCGTCCAGTTCGGCTTCGAGCACCAACGACAACTACCCTCACGAGATTGCATCATACCAGGCCGTGAGGATGAAGGTGGCTCGTCGCGAGAATGGCGTCGGCGCTATCATGGTTGTTGAGTCGATCGTGTGCGCTTTCATGAAGGAGAAGAGGGCATGAACGTAGGCCTTTCGATGAGCGCTGGTCGTGTCAGGTTGTACGATGTCGGAGTGGTCATCTGGGTGGTCGTCTGGCTTGCGCTCGGCGTCATGACCTGGCACGACATCCGGGCTCAGGCGGAGCTCAGCGCCAACGTCATCGTCATGGGAACGGCGGTGCGCGACACCGGAGAGGCCCTGTCTTTGGTCGGTGGCCTTCCGCTTGTGGGTGCGGGCATTTCGGATCTTGCGGACCGCATCACGCTCGCAGGGACTGAGGTCGAGACCGCGGGTCGTGGGAGTCGCGACGCCATACAGCGCGTAGCTGTTATTGCGGGGCTTGGCATCGGCGTGCTTCCGCCCGCGCTGGTGCTTCTTCTCTATCTTCCCGCTCGGCGGTTGTGGGGCAGGGACCGAGATGCGATTGCTCGAGCGCTCAGTAGCGGCATCGACCGTCGCGGCCTAGACCGCTATCTCGCACGACGCGCGATGGAGGCGCTTCCGTGGGACGAACTTCAGGCGCTTAGCCCCGATCCCTGGCGATCTGTCGAGGACGGCGAATTCCGTGCGCTTGCCGACGCCGAACTGGAGCGCATGGGGCTGAAGCCCCGCTAGCACGCGCTGGCGTCGGCGCCACATCACCCGGCACTTGACAGAACTGCTATAGTGGCAGCCTCATCACGACTAAATCGCTCTGTCTAATAGAGTTCGTAGTCGCGCAATGCGGATACGACCAGAGGAGGGCAGAAGGATGCAGTCCGAACTGGCCGCGCTTGTCGCAAGGGTTGGCCGCGTGCGCGAAGAGAGCCACACGTTCGCCGTTGTCTGCCAAGGGTTCGCCGTAACGCCTTCATCTGTCAGAGGTGTTCACCTGGTGTCGATGCAAGTCCGTGGCGTACCGCTGTCGGTGTCTCTCTGGGAGGACAGGTCGGACGTGGCGATCCTCGCGGGCGACGCGAGAGTTCCGGCGCTGTCCGCGCTTCTCGTGATGGACGAGGATCAGGAGGGAGTACTGAGGTCCAGTGGCTGGGAGCTCGACGCTCAGCGATGGGTGTCCAGTCCAGCACTTCCGGACGTGCGTTGCGCCGTCCTGCACTACGCCAGTCGTAGACAGGTGCGTCGCATGATGCAGAAGTCAGCGATGCGTATCCCTGCGACCGGTGTCGCAGCATAGGCGACGACGCGGCGCACAGAATCTCGGCAACGTCAAAGGAGGAAAACGGGCATGGCCGATTCATTCGTCGGCGCGCCGCCTGCGGCTGAGGACAAGGGCGCCATGACGATGCAGAACCTTGCCGCCGCCTTCGCCGGCGAGAGTCAAGCATCGCAGAAGTACCTGGCGTTCGCGGCGATCGCGGATGTCGAGGGGTATCCGAACGTCGGCCGGCTGTTTCGCGCTGTCGCCTTCGCCGAGAGCACGCACGCACGCAATCATCTCAGTGTTCTCGGAGGTATCGGCTCGACCGCCGAGAACCTCCGCGCCGCGTGGGGTGGTGAGACCTTCGAGATCGACGAGATGTACGCGGCCTACGATGCCGTCGCGCGGATGCAGGGTAACGAGTCCGCGCGCACCAGCATTCGCTACGCCGTCAACGCTGAAAAGGACCATCAGGCGATCTACGACGCCACGCTGCGAGGTGTGGAGGGTCGGGCGGATCTAGATGATCGTCCTCTCCACGTGTGTCCTGTCTGCGGCCACACGGTAGCCGGGGATGCGCCGGGCGAGTGTCCGCAGTGCGGAACGAGCGGCTCCGCATTCGAGGTCTTCTAATGGATGACATTGTCGAGAAGCGCCTGCCCGCCCGTGAGGACTTGGGCGCGATGACGGAACAGAGTCTCCGGGCTGCTCTTGCGGGAGAAAGCCAGGCAGCGGAGAAGTACCTCGTCTTCGCTGAGCAAGCGGAGGAGGAGGGCTTCCGCAACATAGCGCGGCTGTTCCGCGCGATCTCATATGCAGAGACGAGGCATGCGCGGAATCACATGCGCGTTCTGGGAGATATTGGCTCTACAGCCGAGAACTTGGCGGTGGCATTGTCCGGTGAAGCCTTCGAGATTGACGAGATGTACCCGGCGTACGCTGAGGTGGCGCGCTTGCAGGCAATGAGCCAGGCCGCACGGAGCATCCGCTACGCGCAGCGGTCAGAGGAAGATCACAGGAACATGTATGCGAGTGCCCGCGAGCAGGCTGAAGCCGGAGGCGATATCGCCGATCAGCCGGTAAGCGTGTGCGTAATATGTGGACACACGGTCATCGGCGATCTGCCAGACAAGTGCATTGTCTGCACTGCGCCGAAGGAGTACTACAGGACCTTCTAGCCTGTCGTGCTCGAGATAAGTCTGCGCGAGGGGCGCAGCGCACCCGCGTGCGCTGCGCCCCTCGCGCCTGGCGTCGTGCTGTCAGCTGAGCGGCTCGAACATGTTCTTCTCCACGCCGCATTCCGGACAGACCCAGTCGTCGGGCAGGTCCTCGAAAGCCGTTCCGGGGGCGATGCCACTATCTGGGTCGCCCACCGCCGGGTCGTAGATGTAGCTACATACGCTGCAGATGTACTTCAAAGTAGCCTCCTGATCCTGGCCGCTTTCACTGATTGTCGAGCAACTCGTCCTCGGCGACATCGCGAACTACGCGCGCCGGCACGCCCATGAGGACCTTGCGCGCCGGCACATCCTTGGTGACCACCGCTCCTGCGGCGATGAATGCGTCCTGCCCGATCTCGATTCCGGGACAGAGCACGACGCCGCCGCCCACCCGGGCGCCCTTGCGTATAGTTGCTCCCTTGATCAGTTGATGCCGGCGCTCCGTTCGGCCCATGAAGTTGTCGTTAGTCGTCTGGACGCACGGAGCGATGAAGCATCGGTCCTCGATCGTCATGTAGGCCGTGATGTAGGCGTTTGACTGGATTTTCGTAAGGTCACCTATGCGCGTGTCGTTCTCGACGACGCTTCCGCGACCTACAACGACGCGTTCGCCGAGTGTGCAGCGCTCCCTGACTCCAGCATAGTCGCCGAGGATGCATCCGGGACCGAGTGTTGTTCCGCGGTAGACGATGGCACCGGTGCTGATTACGCACCCGGCGCCGAGGACTGCCGGAGGCAGCTCTCCGCGTCTTGCTGTGCTTGACGGTGACAGTGAGGGCACCTTTCCCAGCACTGCGCCGTCTTGGATGTAGCAGCTGTCGCCGATTACCGTTTCATCGTAGACGATGACGTTGGCGCCAAACACGACGTTCGCTCCCACCGAGACGCCAGCTCCCAGCAAGAGGTTGTGTCCGAGAGGGCTAGGCTGAAGTGACATCCTTCCCTCCTCGTCTACATCTGAGGCGGGTGAGTTAGATCGGCGGTCTTGATCGGCTGCCCGCCGTTCTGCAGGCTGCGCTGCATGGCCTCAAGGACTCTCACGACATTGAGTGCATCACGTCCGTCGCTCAGGGGTTGGCGGTCCTCGCGTACGCAGTCGATGAAGTGCTGTGCCTCGATTCTGAGCGGCTCCTCGTTGCCGATTCGCGGTATGTGGATGTCGCCAAAATGCAGCGTCACAAACTCGCCGTAGTTGTCGAACTTGGCCCGCGTGGTGGTCGCGCCCTTGTCGTAGATGGTGACTTTGCGGTCGGCCTCCATGTCGTCGAAGACTACCATCTTCTCGGAGCCCACGACCGTGATCTTGCGACTCTTGTGCGGATCGAGCCAGCTCACATGGATGTGGCCGACAATCCCACTGGGGTACTTGATGTAGCCGAAGACGACATCCTCCACGCCGTCCTGTAGATAGCACTCGCCACGAGCGCTGACTTCTTCCGGTTCTTCTCCCACGAGGTAGTTGAGAACTGAAATGTCGTGTGGCGCGAAGCTCCACAGGGCGTTCTCGTCGGTGCGAACCTTGCCGAGGTTCAGGCGATTGGCGTAGATGTAGAAGACTCGACCAAGGTCGCCGCTACCGATGAGCTCCTTGAGCTTGCGTACTGCGGGGTGATACTCCAGCAAATGCCCGACCATGAGCTTGACGCCGTTTGCGGCTGCGGCCGTCAGGAGATCCTCGGCATGACTCGCTCTCAGGGCGATGGGCTTCTCGATGAACGTATGCTTGCCCGCCTGCAGTGCGTGCATGCCGATCGCGTAGTGCGTCGGTACCGACGTTGCCACCACAACCGCATCAAGCGAATCATCCTGAAGGAGGCGATTGAGATCGTCGGTCATCGTGGCTTGGGGGTAGAGCGCGCTGGCGCGGGCGAGATTCGCTTCGTCGAGGTCGCAGCAGTATGCCAGCTCGGCGTCTGCGATCCGATCGAAGTTGCGCACGAGGTTCGGGCCCCAATAGCCGAGCCCCACGACGCCGACACGCACCTTCTTGGAGGCGGACATGGACGACAACTTTCTCCTTAGAGTTTCCAGACGTTGCCGCAGCTCGGAATTCCCGCAGTGGCGTTGCGGAAATCGACCACAAGGTCTGCGGCGTCCACGACGGCTCGGTAGTCCAATGCCGAGTGCGCCGTGACGATGGCGATAGCGTCGTAAGTTGAGATGCAGCGATAGTCGTCGAGGTCGACTGATCGCAGAGAGAACTCCGGCAGTTCTGCGCAGTAGGGGTCGTGGTAGCTAACGTCGGCACTTCGATCACGGAGGAGGCGAATCACCTTGAGCGCTGGTGACTCGCGCAAGTCGTCGATGTCAGCCTTGTACGCCACGCCGAGCACGAGGATTCGCGCACCGTTGAGACTCTTGCGCCGGGTATTGAGCGCGCGGTTCAGCTTCTCGACGCAGAAATGCGGCATGTTCTCGTTCACTTTGCCGGCGAGTTCGATGAACTCGGTCCAGAAATCGAACTCACGCGCCTTCCAGCTCAAGTAGAACGGGTCGATCGGGATGCAGTGACCGCCGAGGCCGGGTCCCGGCTGAAACTTCATGAACCCGAACGGCTTGCTTGCCGCTGCGTCTATGACCTCCCAGATGTCGACTCGCATACGATCGCAGAGCATGGCTAGCTCGTTCATGAGGGCGATGTTGACACTGCGGAAGATGTTCTCGAGGAGCTTAGTCATCTCCGCCACTTCCGGCGTGCTGACGCGGACAATGTGGTCGAGCGCCGGGCCGTAGACTTCAAGCGCGCGCGCGGTGCAGGCAGGCGTGAGGCCGCCAATGACTTTTGGGGTCGTCTTCGTCGTGTAGTCGGTGCGACCGGGATCGACGCGCTCGGGGGAGAAGGCGAGATGAAAGTCGACGCCGGCACTCAGACCTGAGCCGGCCTCGAGGATTGGCGCGAGCACGTCACGGGTCGTACCGGGGTAAGTCGTGCTCTCGAGCGTGACGAGTTGTCCGCGGCGCAGATGGCACGCCAGCTGGGTGGCCGCCGACTTCACGAGTGTGAGATCTGGCTCGTGGTTGGCGTTGAGGGGTGTAGGCAGGCAAATGACGACCGCGTCGCAGTCCTCTGCTGCCTCGTAGTTGGGTGTCGCTCGCAGGAGGCCCGCGCCCACCGCTTTGGCCAGTGTCTCGTCCGGCACGTCTTGGATGTAGCTTCGGCCGGCATTGACGAGGTCGCAGCGTTCTTGAACAGCCTCGATGCCGACAACTTCGATGCCCGCATCGGTGAAGACCGTCGCAAGAGGCAGGCCAACGTATCCGAGTCCGATGACAGCGATCTTCACAACGGCTCCTGTGGGTTTCCGCTCGACGCGGAGGGCGTCGCCTCCCTGATCAGTGCATTCTACCGCATCACCTGTGGTTGGGTTCAGGTGCCGCTGAGAGGTCGCTGATCTACGAATTTGTGCAGAATTCGTCGCATTCGCCGATACCATTTGCGTCGCGATGACGTGAGGAGGTACGCACGGTGAATACGAGCCTGAGGCGCGAGGGTGGCTTTCTGCGCGAAGTGTTGTGGTTCGCGCTCATTGTCGTCGTGCTGGCGGTAGTCGTTCTGGATGGCATCGCGCTTTACGGAGCTCAGCGTTCCGTCGTCGAAAGCGCTCAGACGGCAGCAGTCGAGGCTCGCACCGCCTACTACCAGACACAGGATGTCGGTGGCGCCGAACTCGCTGCCCGTGAGTATCTTCAGAAGGACGGCAAGAACCTCATTGCCTTTGATGTCGGCGGCGACGGCAACGGCAATCTAGTCTTCTCCGTGACCGCAACCGCGCACGCGACAACGTATGCGTTTCACTACTTGAAGTACTTTGGCTTGCGGGACTGGGTGGAGCGGACCACCGATCCCGAAACCACGCAGACGGCTCTGTGAGTTGCGCTCTAGGTCGTCTGCAAGCGATGCCGCACAGCGTGACGCTGCAAGCCGAGCTCAACGATCGACTCGATCAGCGCTTCGCTTCCCACACCTGACGCAGCCCATAGGCGCGGGAAGCCGCTCGTTCTCGTCATGCCAGGAATGGTGTTGATCTCGTTGATGAGCACTCTTCCGCTGTCCTCGAGGAAGAAGTCGCAGCGGGCGTATCCCGAGCAGTCAACGGCAGCGAAGGCCGCAGTGGCCAGATCTCCGATCTCCTTCTGGCGTGTCGTCCCGATGTCGGCAGGCACGATGAACTGCATCATGCCATCGGTGTACTTGGCTTCGAAGTCGTAGTACTCGTTGGCAGGGAGCACCTCGCCCGCCACCGAGGCACGAGGGCTTTCATTGCCCAGCACCGCGCACTCCAACTCTCTGCCTGCGACGGCTCTCTCGACAATGACCTTGCGGTCGTATTGTGCTGCCAGCGCGATGCCCGCGACGAGTTCGGGGCGAGAGTGAGCCTTGGTCATGCCGACGCTGGATCCGAGGTTGGCGGGCTTGACGAACATCGGATAGTCGAGCGTTGCCTCCGCTGCCGAGATGGCGTGGGCTGCGTCAAGAGAGTTGTCTCGCAGCACAAGGTACTCGGTTTGGGGGAGCCCGTGTGCGGCGAAGATGTCCTTCATGAGTTCCTTGTCCATGCCGACGGCGCTGGCGGCGACTCCTGCGCCCGCGTACGCTACGCCGGTGAGTTCGAGCAAGCCCTGGATGGTGCCATCTTCAGCATACGTGCCGTGCATGATGGGGAACGCGAAATCGATCGGGACGTGCTCTCCGTCGCTGAGCACGACAGCGGGCTGACCCGGCGTTATGTCGAGTCGCGCGCGGCGTCCGCTGACGGCTTCGATTCCACGATCCAGAGCAGCTTGTATGTCGTCCGGGCAGTGCCAGCGTCCGTCGCGTGTGATACCGACGGGCACGATTCTGTAGCGATCCGGTGGGAGCATGGCTGCGACGAAGCGTGCGGAGGCGAGAGATATCTCGTGTTCTGCGGATCGTCCGCCGAAGATGAGGGCAAGTGTGAGCACGCAGCAAGCGTACGAGACCGCCCGTCGGTGTGCAACGACTTGGTGGAGGGGCGACCGGACAAGGAGCAGAGGGTTGGACGTTGAGGAGCCTGCGCGAGGTGACGAAGGTTGGGTATAATCGGACCGATATCGTCCGGGACAAGTGTACGGTGGAGAAGCCTCACTACACACTATATGGCACCAATGTGAGGCGGCGTCGCTGGCCCTACCTGATCGCACTCGCGGTCGCCGTCCTCGCTGCCCTAGGGGTGTGGCAGTTCTTGGCCATGCCGCGCGTCATCGGATTCGAGCCCGAACGTGGGACGTTTCTGAGCACGGCGCGACCTACGGTCGCGCTCGACATCCACGGCTTGGGCGGGCTGAAGGATGTGAAGGTCTCGCTTGACGGTGCCGACGTTACACAGCTGGCAAGGATGGATGGTGACAGGCTCTCTCTCGCCGTCGCCGAACTTGACGATGGCGAGCACTCTGTTTCGTTTGCGGCCTCCAGCTCGAGCATCTTCCGCAGCACCATCTCTGAGGCGTGGCGTTTCACCGTCGACACGACTACGCCGACGCTCGAGCTCGAC is part of the Thermoleophilia bacterium genome and encodes:
- a CDS encoding aminotransferase class III-fold pyridoxal phosphate-dependent enzyme — encoded protein: MTKPVGADRLTLTKSMSLFADAQRLTPGGVGGIRRPYNFVVGEYPIFVSHGRGGHIFDVDGNEYIDMLCGYGPIILGYVEPEINDAVKERMDTGFCFSLVQPIQNELEERLIQLMPGAEQAILVKTGSDATNAAVRAARAFTGRDKIARCGYHGWGDWCVENHGGVPSAVVELTREFEYGDVNDLERVLSENDGEIAGVIITPVGHPLAQPVMSPPPGYLDAVKELTHAHGAVLIFDEIRTGFRVAMGGASQRFGVTPDLATIGKAMANGYAIAAVVGRRDVLGVYAKSAFLSSTYFPNSLEMAASLKCLEILERESVPDVLWQRGDDFLGRLSGIVAASGVPLTVSGVPPMPFVTFDKVDEHYRERRTEFYTQCIRRGLFVQPYHHWYICFRHTPADLDRALAVIEESLAIVADAYPMR
- a CDS encoding 3-keto-5-aminohexanoate cleavage protein, translated to MTQKLVITVAGVGAETTRAQQPALPLSAVEIGVDAARCAEAGASIYHLHVRDAEGVPTQRREAFAAAIAEIRARTDIIIQTSTGGAMGMSAEERLEPLDLNPEMASLTTGSTNFGDDIFANDAGLIREFFARMRARGVRPEFEIFEVGQIDNAMRLVRELGPAGPLMHWDFVLGVPGSMSGEPRNLAFLVDRIPTGSTWTCTGIGRWHMPVTLTALALGGHVRLGFEDNVFLHKGVLAAENRELVRRVARVAKEWDRAAATPDEARRLLMLPPYASAGGAS
- a CDS encoding diguanylate cyclase, whose amino-acid sequence is MTFQRTNRSAESGELEVLRGLMTLANQLQSSLDLDAVVHVIAMALSETYGFREASVYLREPGGDLFRVHATVGEHADYDRELFRRPVPRRVWDELLLSEYQTGACYFVDERHHSWTQEQLYYLPPLDLGAREEWEWRANDDLLVPLYDKRRELMGILDLYDPVDRDLPTHELVGSLEVFATHAAVAIENARQYEQLEETKAQLEAQLQLRHRLLDLSAALLSTLDQRQLFTEIATALKAIVDHDALEIRLVDEGSESLYCWYASGEGASDVVGWCSAADEGVSGWVVQHNRAQLVNDMAHDPRAALVPNTPADPQASIIVPLCVGDNVIGVLALDRDGEWKFEEHELEPVRLFGNLAAIAIHNARSYEEIQNQAISDGLTGLHNYRHFQETLRAEVSRAERYGETFCLLMLDLDRFKAVNDTIGHQKGDDVLRSVAQVMRNCSRESDYLARYGGEEFVVILPRTNLDEAKSLAERIRGQVAKVDVGHPDIAVTTSIGIAAYPSTAADSDGVLGAADAALLRAKKLGRDRVCLYEEDFAHAESAADNDLVDLGRAFGAFIGLSGAEIAGLVTALSVQKRGADPSDDLDALAGDGDGEADPQTVRDVAVSALIYGNERWDGQGYPEGRRGNAIPRVARAFAVCRRFDSTSDDIDRFEFLRSRAAKELDPRMVQRFTAMHRGRGSSGG
- a CDS encoding rubrerythrin family protein; this encodes MADSFVGAPPAAEDKGAMTMQNLAAAFAGESQASQKYLAFAAIADVEGYPNVGRLFRAVAFAESTHARNHLSVLGGIGSTAENLRAAWGGETFEIDEMYAAYDAVARMQGNESARTSIRYAVNAEKDHQAIYDATLRGVEGRADLDDRPLHVCPVCGHTVAGDAPGECPQCGTSGSAFEVF
- a CDS encoding rubrerythrin family protein: MDDIVEKRLPAREDLGAMTEQSLRAALAGESQAAEKYLVFAEQAEEEGFRNIARLFRAISYAETRHARNHMRVLGDIGSTAENLAVALSGEAFEIDEMYPAYAEVARLQAMSQAARSIRYAQRSEEDHRNMYASAREQAEAGGDIADQPVSVCVICGHTVIGDLPDKCIVCTAPKEYYRTF
- a CDS encoding rubredoxin, whose amino-acid sequence is MKYICSVCSYIYDPAVGDPDSGIAPGTAFEDLPDDWVCPECGVEKNMFEPLS
- a CDS encoding DapH/DapD/GlmU-related protein yields the protein MSLQPSPLGHNLLLGAGVSVGANVVFGANVIVYDETVIGDSCYIQDGAVLGKVPSLSPSSTARRGELPPAVLGAGCVISTGAIVYRGTTLGPGCILGDYAGVRERCTLGERVVVGRGSVVENDTRIGDLTKIQSNAYITAYMTIEDRCFIAPCVQTTNDNFMGRTERRHQLIKGATIRKGARVGGGVVLCPGIEIGQDAFIAAGAVVTKDVPARKVLMGVPARVVRDVAEDELLDNQ
- a CDS encoding Gfo/Idh/MocA family oxidoreductase; translation: MSASKKVRVGVVGLGYWGPNLVRNFDRIADAELAYCCDLDEANLARASALYPQATMTDDLNRLLQDDSLDAVVVATSVPTHYAIGMHALQAGKHTFIEKPIALRASHAEDLLTAAAANGVKLMVGHLLEYHPAVRKLKELIGSGDLGRVFYIYANRLNLGKVRTDENALWSFAPHDISVLNYLVGEEPEEVSARGECYLQDGVEDVVFGYIKYPSGIVGHIHVSWLDPHKSRKITVVGSEKMVVFDDMEADRKVTIYDKGATTTRAKFDNYGEFVTLHFGDIHIPRIGNEEPLRIEAQHFIDCVREDRQPLSDGRDALNVVRVLEAMQRSLQNGGQPIKTADLTHPPQM